The DNA region TCTGCAACAACAACCGTCTCATCAAAAACAGAAGAGTTCGCCTCAGCATAAGGCTGAATATCATTAATTGATATACCCAATACTCGTGCTGCTCGACCAATCATGTCATCGGCTGCTTGTTTATCGAGCGGTAAGCGTGATGGCGTAAAAGCAACTTGAAAACGCGGGATATTTTCTGCCAACACAACACCATTACGATCTTTGATAATCCCTCTTCTCGCAAAAAGTGATTCTTTACGTAGACGATTGTTTTCAGCTTTTGCACGATAATCTTTGCCTTGCACCACTTGCATCCACCCTGCACGGCTAAGTAAAGCGATTAAGATCATTACTGCAAAACCAGAGGATGCAATAAAACGCTTTCGCGCAAATGATCCACCAACAAAAAGCTGTCTACCGCGCAAAGAAGTAATATCTTGCTCAAATAAGACCTCATGCTGTAGGTCTGCTCCGAAGCCACGCTGAAAAAGCTTTTTTAAAATATTACGACCCATATCCTTTTGATTTAAAGCGCACTAATCGTCCATCACTCCAGGAGATAATGCCATAACCAATAACGGTCAAAAGCACCTCCCATACAAGAATAGAAATCCAATGATCTGGCAAACTAAAAGAAGACGAAAAACCTAATACGATACCGATGCCAGAAAGCATCCATGCACTGAACCAATCGAGTGACTGAAACGCTAGCACCAAAAAACATACAACATAGAGCGAGCGATTCGTTAAGAAGCGCTCTGCCAACCATTGCATCAGTCCATAGATAATCGTCCAGCGTAAGAGAGCGCTATCGAAGCCATCCCAACGAAAAATATCCTGTACGGCAGCACCAACAAATAGCGCAATAAAAGCATGACGATATCGTTCTGTAAAAAAACAAAAGAATGCAAACGGCACAATAAGCCGAATAGAGATCCAAGACGGCAAAAAACTCGCACCACTAATATCCCACATGGCAAAAAGAAGGACACCAAGCAAAAAGAGTATCCATCGAATAATCATAGCTTTGGTGCGAGCGCTGTTGGACGCAAAACAGAAACAAGCGTTACCTCATCAAAACGCACTAATGACTCAATAGAAGCATCAATAAATGGATCTGTTGGCTGACCTCGCACAATACTGACAAATCCAATTGGTAGATTGGCAGGTACTTTTTCTTCGGTTCCTGCAGTAATAAGCAATTGATCTGTTTTTAATTGTGCTGACGACGGAACATAGGTCAAAATCATTGCCCCATTGCCCTTACCCTCAAGAACACCTGTCAAACGCCCTTCTCCCTGCAAGGCGCTTGCTACGCGGCTTTTTGCATCCGTAAGTAAGACGACCTCGGCAACACGATCGTAGATTTGAGAAATTTTACCAATCATCACACCGTTATCGGTAATAACAGCCTGGCCGATTTCAAGCGCATCATCACGACCACGATCAATAAGAAAGGATGCCCGCTGACCTTCTAACTCACGTCGAATAACGCGTGCTCCTACTGAGTCGTAACCAGAACGATCCAAGAAACGTGCCTGTGCTTTTAATCCACGGTTTTCTTCTTCTAGCGCACGTAAGCGAACATAATCCGCTGTAACCGCCGTGAGGCGATTTTCTAGATCCTGAATACGATCATCAGGATTTTGAGAGGTAGAAATCGAAGAACTCACTCCAACAAACCAACGGCTCATGGGGAGTAAAAGGGATTGCGCCCAATTTTGAATAGGGCGAAAAATCCCAGTCATGACAAAAACTCCGAGTAAGATTATACCCAGCGTATATCGTAGCCATCGTGGGATCGTTGTCATGCCAGTTGTTTACTTATAGACCTTTCATCATTTCGGTAGCAGAGATACCGATATCATTAAGGAGTCGCTCGTCCTCTAAAAGGATACCGGTACCTTTTACGATACAATTTGCCGTATCTTCTGCCACACGCACCGGTAAACCGGTACCGCGACTAATAGCCGTATCAAGACCGTGTAATAATGCTGTGCCACCCGTTAAGACAATGCCGTGCTGCTGAATATCTGCCACAAGTTCTGGAGGCGTGATTTCAAGAATGGATTTTACCTGATCAACAATAGCTTTTACAGAACGAGCTATAGCTTCACGAATTTGTGAGTCATTTACTTCGATCTCACGAGGCAAACCCGAGAGCAGATCGCGTCCGCGCATCTTCGCGGTCATGGGAGCTTCGAGCTCGACGGCAGAACCTATTTTCATTTTAATTTGTTCAGCAACACGTTCACCAAGAAGTAGGTTGAATACGTCACGTGCGTACTGAGTAATATTTTTGTTCAGCTCTTCACCTGCGATAGGGATGCTCTTGGACGTTACAATACCGTTCAGTGAAAGAACGGCGATCTCGGTTGAACCTGCCCCAAGATTCACGATCATCTGGCCAACAGCTTCTCCAATATTGATCCCAGCACCTAAGGCGGCCGCGAGTGGCGCTTCTACCACCATTACATCACGTGCACCGGCGCTTGTTGCCGCATCACCTACGGCTTTGCGTTCTACCTCGGTAACATCGAGCGGAACACAAATAACAACGAGTGGACGCGGAATCGTTAACGACGTGTCTTCGTGTACTTTATCAAAGAAGTATCGTAAGAGTTTTTCTGTCACCTCAAAGTCTGCAATAATACCTCGTTGCAAAGGACGGCTAACATGAATAGATGCCGGTGTCTTACCAATCATCGCTAATGCCTGCTCACCTACCGCCATCACTTGGTTGGTTCTTTTGTTGATCGCCACAACGGATGGCTGCTGAATAACAATCCCCTGTCCTTTGACAAAGACGCGTGTATTTTCTGTGCCAAGATCAATGCCGAGTTGCTTGGTGAGTCCTGAAAGAAATGAAAGCCACATATGTCGCACATCTTAATAGGCCGTGAACAATCTGACCAATTATGTCAACGGGTTTAGCCTCGATGACCTTCGTCAATCAGTAATAAAAGATACTCAATCACACCAATAGCGGCGAGTAAAAAGAGAAAAATAGACCAACTTAGCCAATTTTGTGCAGATAGCACTAAAAGAATAACCGAAAACGCTGATAATAAAAGAGCATGACGAAAAGCAACCTTAACCTCACGAAATGAGGCGTCCTCACGACGTCTTACCTTGACACGCCAAATCGTCCCGATAAAAGACAATGTTCCGAGTGCCGCAATAAAAACCGAGAGGTAAAATGCGAGGAGACCAAAAATACCGGACTGATTCGGATCAACAAAAAAGAGCACCGATAGTAGGGTTGCCCAGGACAACAATGTTCCTAGCAAAAGGACAAACAAAAATGAACGAAAACTCATGGGAGCATTGTAAGGGATCCGTGCCTGATATTCAATGACAAGACGGCCTTCATCCCAACCATGCGGTTTATCTCGTTTCGTAAACGCATTTCGCTCACACGCAATTCTTGAACGGCCGCAGGAGCGGATGCATAAACCGTTAATTGACCTTCGGCAAAAGACTGAAACTGTACATAAGCAGCTTTTTCTTCTCCCCAAAGCTTTACGAGACAATCATGAGCCATCTGCAAAACCCGAGTCGCCTCAACTTTTTTGGCGACCTCTCGATTCATGATAGCGCCCGGAAGGATACGCCGTATTGGTTGCCATGCCATAAGATGGTTCTACTATGGCTAAATAGCACGCTGATCGCAAATAGCTCTAAAGTCACAATGTTTACAGGTAAAGACGCTAGGCTTTGCCTGAAAGTCAGAGGTGGCTAAGTTTTCGATACGTTCGTTTAATGAATCGGCAAAATCTGTTTTCCCTGCCTCATCCAAGACTTCTACATCAAGCTCTGACCAGTCTTGGATATAGCGATAGACCATACGGCTCACCTTGCCCCAACCTCGTTGTTCAAAGGCGCATTGATAGATATAGAGTTGTTCTTTTTCTTCTGCCGCTAATTTTGTTTTTGGATTACCTGTCTTATAATCGATAATCATAAAGGTTCCGTCGGGGAGCTTATCAATACGATCTATTTTACCCTTCATCGAGTAGGTGCCGAGCACCCAGGTAAAGTCCTGCTCCACGGCAAAAACATTAGGCACTTTTTCGTGGCAATCCTTCCAAAACTTTTCGACAGCGCTTTGAGCTAATTCGTAATATTCATCATGTCGCTCACGTGAATCAAACCATTCGTCAATCCAACACTCGTCCACGAGTGCTTTTGCCTCCTCGAGTGTTACGAGAAATCCGTCTTTTTTAAGGCCAGCTGGCGTTGAGAAAAGATCTGCTTGCTGTGGCGAGGCGCGACGTGCATGTAACTCGAGCATATTTTGAAACATTAAATGGACGGCCTGACCAAAGCTCTTATGATGATTGCCAAATTTTGGGATACGATAAATATGCTCGTATTTATATTGCAGAGGACATGAGCGAAAAGCGGCGAGCTGCGTAAAGCTCACCCGTTTCTTTAATTCGTAATGCAACACGTCAGAGACAGGTTTTGGTTCTTCTGGCACTCTGAGACGATGTGCTGTCTTATCTAAAACCGTTTTTGGTATTTGAGCATCTAATCCAAGCTCGACCAAAAAGGCGGATGGTTTTTTTGCACGTGTCCCGCCATAGTTGGTTGCCCCGGTAAGATAAAGACCGTCTTTTGCACGAGTCACAGCAACATAAAAGAGACGGCGCTCTTCTTCGACATGATCTTGTGTTGTTGGTTTCTTTTCTGTCACGAGCCCTGCTGGTAATGGAAGGTCCTCGCTGCGAGCACGTGCCGGAAAGCGCTGATCAACCAGCGAAACAACAAAAACATAACGAAACTCT from Candidatus Nomurabacteria bacterium includes:
- a CDS encoding rod shape-determining protein MreC translates to MSRWFVGVSSSISTSQNPDDRIQDLENRLTAVTADYVRLRALEEENRGLKAQARFLDRSGYDSVGARVIRRELEGQRASFLIDRGRDDALEIGQAVITDNGVMIGKISQIYDRVAEVVLLTDAKSRVASALQGEGRLTGVLEGKGNGAMILTYVPSSAQLKTDQLLITAGTEEKVPANLPIGFVSIVRGQPTDPFIDASIESLVRFDEVTLVSVLRPTALAPKL
- a CDS encoding rod shape-determining protein, yielding MWLSFLSGLTKQLGIDLGTENTRVFVKGQGIVIQQPSVVAINKRTNQVMAVGEQALAMIGKTPASIHVSRPLQRGIIADFEVTEKLLRYFFDKVHEDTSLTIPRPLVVICVPLDVTEVERKAVGDAATSAGARDVMVVEAPLAAALGAGINIGEAVGQMIVNLGAGSTEIAVLSLNGIVTSKSIPIAGEELNKNITQYARDVFNLLLGERVAEQIKMKIGSAVELEAPMTAKMRGRDLLSGLPREIEVNDSQIREAIARSVKAIVDQVKSILEITPPELVADIQQHGIVLTGGTALLHGLDTAISRGTGLPVRVAEDTANCIVKGTGILLEDERLLNDIGISATEMMKGL
- a CDS encoding DUF721 domain-containing protein, which codes for MAWQPIRRILPGAIMNREVAKKVEATRVLQMAHDCLVKLWGEEKAAYVQFQSFAEGQLTVYASAPAAVQELRVSEMRLRNEINRMVGMKAVLSLNIRHGSLTMLP